A window of Myxococcales bacterium contains these coding sequences:
- a CDS encoding dienelactone hydrolase family protein: METRTLGSLEAVVVAPRGEAVRAVVVLMHGFGAPGEDLVGLADMIEAPPGTAFVFPKAPHSFTELYGAPPFVDARAWWKLDLEAIERARRTGGVRDLSRERPQGIDAARALVVALLAAVGESFPGAKVVLGGFSQGAMLACDTALREGPKLAGLVVLSGTLVAEAEWAALFPTLRGTPVFQSHGTVDDILPFALAERLRDGLERAEARLTWVAFEGGHGLSDEVVTGLSRFLGDHL; the protein is encoded by the coding sequence ATGGAAACCCGCACGCTCGGATCCCTCGAGGCCGTCGTCGTCGCGCCGCGCGGCGAGGCCGTTCGTGCCGTCGTCGTCCTCATGCACGGCTTCGGCGCGCCAGGCGAGGATCTCGTGGGCCTCGCCGACATGATCGAAGCGCCGCCCGGTACGGCGTTCGTGTTCCCGAAGGCGCCGCACTCGTTCACCGAGCTCTACGGAGCGCCGCCATTCGTCGACGCCCGCGCGTGGTGGAAGCTCGACCTCGAGGCCATCGAGCGCGCCCGTCGGACCGGCGGGGTGCGTGACTTGTCGCGCGAGCGGCCCCAGGGAATCGACGCAGCGCGCGCCCTCGTGGTCGCCTTGCTCGCGGCGGTCGGAGAGAGCTTTCCGGGCGCGAAGGTCGTGCTCGGTGGGTTCTCGCAGGGGGCCATGCTCGCGTGCGACACGGCCCTCCGCGAAGGCCCGAAGCTCGCGGGCCTCGTCGTCCTGTCGGGCACGCTCGTGGCCGAGGCCGAGTGGGCGGCGCTCTTCCCCACGCTGCGAGGCACGCCGGTCTTCCAGAGCCACGGGACCGTCGACGACATCCTCCCGTTCGCCCTCGCCGAGCGCCTCCGCGACGGGCTCGAGCGCGCCGAGGCCCGCCTCACGTGGGTCGCCTTCGAGGGCGGGCACGGCCTCTCCGACGAGGTGGTCACGGGCCTCTCACGGTTTCTCGGCGACCATCTGTAA
- a CDS encoding crotonase/enoyl-CoA hydratase family protein, with product MTNGYSAFEVKVEGHVAEVTMLGPGKGNALGPEFWRECPEVFERLSKDDDVRAVLLYGKGESFTYGLDLKAMMPVLMPLVAPPNLAKQRTAFLDLVIDLQRAADAIEACRKPVIACLHGQCIGGGIDIAAACDIRLASADAKLSVREVRVAMVADLGSLQRLPRILGQGITRELAYTGKDVSAARAKEIQLVNEVFADKEALLEGARAMARDIAKNPPLVVQGIKEVLDFGERSRVRDKERFVAVWNSAFLASSDLAEAMAAFMERREPVFKGE from the coding sequence ATGACGAACGGTTACAGCGCCTTCGAGGTGAAGGTCGAGGGGCACGTCGCCGAGGTGACGATGCTCGGGCCCGGCAAAGGAAACGCGCTCGGTCCCGAGTTCTGGCGCGAGTGCCCCGAGGTGTTCGAGCGCCTCTCGAAGGACGACGACGTCCGCGCCGTCTTGCTCTACGGCAAGGGGGAGAGCTTCACGTACGGGCTCGATCTCAAGGCCATGATGCCCGTGCTCATGCCGCTCGTCGCGCCGCCGAACCTCGCCAAGCAGCGCACCGCGTTCCTCGACTTGGTCATCGATCTCCAGCGCGCCGCCGACGCGATCGAGGCGTGCCGCAAGCCCGTCATCGCGTGCCTCCACGGCCAGTGCATCGGCGGCGGTATCGACATCGCCGCCGCGTGCGACATCCGGCTCGCGAGCGCCGACGCGAAGCTAAGCGTGCGCGAGGTTCGTGTGGCCATGGTGGCCGACCTCGGGAGCCTCCAGCGCCTGCCGCGCATCCTCGGGCAGGGCATCACGCGCGAGCTCGCCTACACCGGCAAAGACGTGTCCGCGGCGCGCGCCAAGGAGATCCAGCTCGTGAACGAGGTGTTCGCCGACAAAGAGGCCCTCCTCGAGGGCGCGCGCGCCATGGCTCGCGACATCGCGAAGAACCCGCCGCTCGTGGTCCAGGGCATCAAAGAGGTGCTCGACTTCGGCGAGCGCTCGCGTGTCCGCGACAAAGAGCGCTTCGTCGCCGTGTGGAACTCGGCCTTCCTCGCGTCGAGTGACCTCGCCGAGGCGATGGCCGCCTTCATGGAGCGCCGCGAGCCCGTGTTCAAAGGCGAATAG
- a CDS encoding DUF4166 domain-containing protein, producing the protein MGEPESPYREVLGPLYGDLAPAVRAMHGARFSARGTLDVTHGRSFFARALARVSGAPPARRACPVTLEVAPEGRGFRWTRSYDGHVVRTEQWVLGGRVVEALSGLAVHFAFEVEPSGALVYRHEKTTLGRGAFTVSLPLWLGPKAEGRVAPNDEGSARISVSVRLPIVGLLVAYEGLMHVGQHGENRQ; encoded by the coding sequence TTGGGTGAGCCCGAGAGCCCGTACCGCGAGGTGCTCGGGCCACTCTATGGAGACCTCGCGCCCGCCGTTCGTGCGATGCACGGGGCGCGCTTCTCGGCGCGAGGTACCCTCGACGTGACCCACGGCCGCTCGTTCTTCGCGCGTGCGCTCGCCCGTGTCTCTGGCGCGCCCCCCGCGCGTCGTGCCTGCCCGGTCACGCTCGAGGTGGCCCCGGAGGGCCGCGGATTTCGCTGGACCCGCTCGTACGACGGGCACGTCGTTCGCACCGAGCAGTGGGTCCTCGGCGGTCGGGTGGTCGAGGCGCTCTCGGGCCTCGCCGTGCACTTTGCGTTCGAGGTCGAGCCGTCGGGGGCCCTCGTGTACCGCCACGAAAAGACGACCCTCGGCCGCGGCGCGTTCACGGTCTCCCTCCCGCTCTGGCTCGGCCCTAAGGCCGAAGGGCGCGTCGCGCCGAACGACGAGGGCTCGGCGCGCATCTCGGTCTCGGTCCGGCTGCCCATCGTGGGCTTGCTCGTCGCCTACGAAGGTCTCATGCACGTGGGCCAACACGGAGAAAATCGACAATGA
- the def gene encoding peptide deformylase has product MQRVRLVAAALLVCAVGCAGRCPEPSPAPTKEPPVPQAPKLPPIVQTGALVLRTPAREVPPEAFGSKDLRDLVATMIAVMRAAPGVGLAAPQIGRDLRVIVLEDRKELIASLLPHEREERLREPFATRVLVNPKLTPVGDEKATFFEGCLSVHGYVGLVTRSLEVEVSAFDERGEPVTFRAKGWPARILQHEVDHLDGTLYVDRMRTRSFSTQAHAKALYGGKRIEEVLRLVP; this is encoded by the coding sequence ATGCAGCGCGTGAGACTCGTGGCGGCGGCGCTCTTGGTCTGTGCCGTGGGCTGCGCCGGTCGGTGCCCCGAGCCTTCGCCCGCGCCGACGAAGGAGCCCCCCGTGCCCCAAGCCCCCAAGCTGCCCCCCATCGTCCAGACCGGCGCGCTCGTGCTGCGCACCCCGGCGCGCGAGGTGCCCCCCGAGGCCTTCGGCTCGAAGGACCTGCGCGACCTCGTCGCCACCATGATCGCCGTGATGCGCGCCGCGCCGGGCGTCGGGCTCGCGGCGCCGCAGATCGGGCGAGATCTCCGCGTGATCGTGCTCGAGGATCGCAAGGAGCTCATCGCGAGCCTCTTGCCCCACGAGCGCGAGGAGCGCCTCCGCGAGCCGTTCGCGACCCGCGTGCTCGTGAACCCCAAGCTCACGCCCGTGGGCGACGAGAAGGCGACGTTCTTCGAGGGGTGCCTCTCGGTGCACGGGTACGTCGGGCTCGTCACGCGGAGCCTCGAGGTGGAGGTCTCGGCCTTCGACGAGCGCGGAGAGCCCGTGACGTTCCGCGCGAAGGGGTGGCCCGCGCGCATCCTGCAGCACGAGGTCGATCACCTGGACGGCACGCTCTACGTCGACCGCATGCGCACCCGGAGCTTCTCGACCCAAGCGCACGCGAAGGCGCTCTACGGGGGCAAGCGCATCGAAGAGGTGCTCCGGCTCGTCCCGTGA
- a CDS encoding GFA family protein, which translates to MCRKQHGAAFATYAQVKRAAITIDDPKAQLRRYASSEKAARLFCGTCGSSLFWESNDHPELLGVAVGALDVPLGVPVLAHIYVGSKADWVTLSDGVPGYEGDYAGPPVPRDA; encoded by the coding sequence ATGTGCCGCAAGCAGCATGGCGCCGCGTTCGCCACGTACGCGCAAGTGAAGCGCGCCGCGATCACCATCGACGATCCGAAGGCGCAGCTCCGCCGCTACGCGTCGTCCGAGAAGGCCGCGCGGCTCTTCTGCGGGACGTGCGGCTCGAGCCTCTTCTGGGAGTCGAACGACCACCCCGAGCTCCTCGGTGTCGCGGTCGGCGCGCTCGACGTGCCCCTGGGCGTCCCGGTGCTCGCCCACATCTACGTCGGCAGCAAGGCCGACTGGGTCACTCTCTCCGACGGCGTGCCCGGCTACGAGGGGGACTACGCCGGTCCGCCCGTGCCGCGCGATGCGTGA
- a CDS encoding SDR family NAD(P)-dependent oxidoreductase has protein sequence MTPKTVFLTGASSGIGRALALAYAKKGVRVALVARRKAELEGVAAEIRALGGMAVPIVADVAKVHDIEEALREANDALGGLDMVIANAGVGSPKHATRLTVAEVVKVVDVNVRGAFVTLVAALPYLLERKRGHLVGVSSLAGRRGLPQTGPYSASKAALTTFLETLRLDLAGSGVRVTDVQPGFVDTEMSRATATRPFLWTAERAASHIVEELRSAPAVVAFPRPLGAAITASRALPDGWVSYLAGKGVGKPR, from the coding sequence ATGACCCCCAAGACCGTCTTCCTCACTGGCGCTTCGAGTGGCATTGGTCGGGCGCTCGCGCTCGCGTACGCCAAAAAAGGGGTGCGTGTGGCGCTCGTCGCGCGGCGCAAGGCCGAGCTCGAGGGCGTCGCGGCAGAGATTCGGGCGCTCGGGGGCATGGCGGTGCCGATCGTCGCCGACGTCGCCAAGGTGCACGACATCGAAGAAGCGCTGCGCGAAGCGAACGACGCGCTCGGCGGGCTCGACATGGTGATCGCGAACGCCGGCGTGGGCTCCCCGAAGCACGCGACGAGGCTCACCGTGGCCGAGGTCGTGAAGGTGGTCGACGTGAACGTTCGTGGCGCCTTCGTGACGCTCGTGGCGGCGCTCCCGTACCTGCTCGAGCGAAAGCGCGGCCACCTCGTCGGCGTGTCGAGCCTCGCGGGGCGGCGCGGCCTCCCGCAGACGGGCCCGTACTCCGCGAGCAAGGCCGCCCTCACGACCTTCCTCGAGACCTTGCGCCTCGACCTCGCGGGCTCCGGCGTCCGCGTGACCGACGTTCAGCCCGGGTTCGTCGACACCGAGATGAGCCGCGCCACGGCGACGCGCCCCTTCTTGTGGACCGCGGAGCGGGCCGCCTCCCACATCGTCGAAGAGCTCCGCAGCGCTCCGGCCGTCGTCGCGTTCCCGCGGCCGCTCGGCGCCGCCATCACGGCCTCGCGCGCCCTCCCGGACGGGTGGGTCTCCTACCTCGCCGGCAAGGGCGTGGGGAAACCGCGCTGA
- a CDS encoding inorganic pyrophosphatase, whose protein sequence is MSGSPFEQALSHLFAAHPWHGPAIGAKAPEVVTAYVEIVPTDTVKYELDKATGILKVDRPQKFSNTCPTLYGFIPQTLCGAEVALLCDEKTGKTGTLGDDDPLDICILTERNIPHGNILVQAVPIGGLLMVDKNEADDKIIAVLQGDDVYGHMRDLSECPRALIDRLHHYFLTYKQPPGSHEHVVEIARVYGRDEAHDVINRSQNDYEKAFSSITGRLRAR, encoded by the coding sequence ATGAGCGGAAGCCCCTTCGAACAAGCCCTGTCGCACCTCTTCGCCGCGCACCCCTGGCACGGCCCCGCGATCGGCGCGAAGGCCCCCGAGGTCGTCACGGCCTACGTCGAGATCGTGCCGACCGACACGGTAAAGTACGAGCTCGACAAGGCCACGGGCATCCTCAAGGTCGACCGTCCGCAGAAGTTCTCGAACACGTGCCCTACGCTCTACGGCTTCATCCCGCAGACGCTCTGCGGGGCCGAGGTGGCGCTCTTGTGCGACGAGAAGACCGGCAAGACCGGCACCCTCGGGGACGACGACCCGCTCGACATCTGCATCCTCACCGAGCGCAACATCCCGCACGGCAACATCCTCGTGCAGGCCGTCCCCATCGGCGGCCTGCTCATGGTCGACAAGAACGAGGCCGACGACAAAATCATCGCCGTGCTCCAGGGCGACGACGTCTACGGCCACATGCGCGATCTGAGCGAGTGCCCGCGCGCCCTCATCGATCGGCTCCACCACTACTTCCTCACGTACAAGCAGCCCCCGGGGTCGCACGAGCACGTGGTCGAGATCGCGCGCGTCTACGGCCGCGATGAGGCCCACGACGTCATCAATCGCAGCCAGAACGACTACGAGAAGGCGTTCTCGAGCATCACCGGGCGCCTCCGGGCGCGCTGA
- a CDS encoding FAD-dependent oxidoreductase, producing the protein MITKVSTLIVGAGMSGLATAAALGPRESYLVLEADGELGGYCKTVKKDGFVWDYSGHFFHFKHPEIEAYLRERMPGQNIVTVEKKSFIAYPGGRVDFPFQKNIHQLPKQDFVDCLVDLYFARAPKELLGKYAHLAPSQERGSFKDMLYARFGRSIAEKFLVPYNEKLYACDLSTLDEDAMGRFFPHADLTEIVANMRTSDNHSYNATFTYPEGGAIEYVNAIARDVDPSKIALRERLVAIDLERRVARTSSREIAFDTLVSSIPLDKLVRLSGVPHDPATYSWNKVFVFNLGFDRKGPDDVHWMYFPSRETSFYRIGFYDNIFGTDRMSLYVELGYAKDAEVPAPDVLLPRVLADLEREGVVTGQKLVAEHHVLMDPAYVHITQKSNHEVARVREVLAKGGVHTIGRYGGWTYCSIEDNIVEARAKVRELRG; encoded by the coding sequence ATGATCACGAAGGTTTCCACGTTGATCGTCGGCGCGGGCATGAGCGGCCTCGCCACCGCCGCGGCGCTCGGTCCTCGCGAGAGCTACCTCGTGCTCGAGGCCGACGGCGAGCTCGGCGGGTACTGCAAGACCGTCAAAAAAGACGGCTTCGTGTGGGACTACTCGGGCCATTTCTTCCACTTCAAGCACCCCGAGATCGAGGCCTACCTGCGCGAGCGCATGCCCGGCCAGAACATCGTGACGGTCGAGAAGAAGAGCTTCATCGCGTACCCCGGCGGGCGCGTCGACTTCCCGTTCCAGAAGAACATCCACCAGCTCCCCAAACAGGATTTCGTCGACTGCCTCGTCGACCTCTACTTCGCGCGCGCCCCGAAGGAGCTGCTCGGAAAGTACGCGCACCTCGCCCCCTCGCAGGAGCGGGGGAGCTTCAAGGACATGCTCTACGCGCGCTTCGGGCGCTCGATCGCCGAGAAGTTCCTCGTCCCGTACAACGAGAAGCTCTACGCGTGCGACCTCTCGACCCTCGACGAGGACGCGATGGGGCGCTTCTTCCCGCACGCCGATCTCACCGAGATCGTGGCGAACATGCGCACGAGCGACAACCACTCGTACAACGCGACCTTCACCTACCCCGAGGGCGGCGCCATCGAGTACGTGAACGCGATCGCCCGCGACGTGGATCCTTCGAAAATCGCCCTCCGCGAGCGCCTCGTCGCGATCGACCTCGAGCGCCGTGTCGCGCGCACGTCGTCGCGTGAGATCGCCTTCGACACGCTCGTCTCCTCGATCCCGCTCGACAAGCTCGTGCGGCTCTCGGGCGTACCTCACGACCCCGCGACGTACTCGTGGAACAAGGTCTTCGTGTTCAACCTCGGGTTCGATCGCAAGGGCCCGGACGACGTGCACTGGATGTACTTCCCGTCCCGGGAGACCTCGTTCTACCGCATAGGTTTCTACGACAACATCTTCGGCACCGACCGGATGAGCCTCTACGTGGAGCTCGGCTACGCGAAGGACGCCGAGGTCCCCGCGCCCGATGTCCTCCTGCCGCGCGTGCTCGCCGACCTCGAGCGCGAGGGCGTCGTGACCGGGCAGAAGCTCGTCGCCGAGCACCACGTGCTGATGGACCCGGCATATGTGCATATTACACAGAAGTCGAATCACGAGGTCGCCCGGGTGCGCGAGGTCTTGGCGAAGGGCGGCGTCCACACGATCGGGCGCTACGGAGGGTGGACGTACTGCTCCATCGAGGACAACATCGTCGAGGCCCGCGCGAAGGTGCGCGAGCTTCGAGGCTGA
- a CDS encoding diguanylate cyclase — translation MDDDIEATSITSFTDLQRELAARKRQALQAYLVVLTGSNVGAMHKLEAAETVIGRSNQADLRLTDDGISRRHARIIKSGSDVIIEDLNSANGTLVNGELVTQRVLKNGDKISIGANTVVRFSFNDTLDESFQQKMIEAALRDGLTRAFNKRYFLERLETEYAYAKRHHAELSLLLFDIDFFKKINDTYGHLAGDAVLVQLAALIQTLLRTEDVFARYGGEEFAILARGTSLAKAATLAERIRARVEETQFMFESTHIPVTISVGVAGLPETRCDDATQLVAGADTALYESKRGGRNKVTLKDIPI, via the coding sequence ATGGACGACGACATCGAGGCGACGAGCATCACGAGCTTCACGGATCTGCAGCGTGAGCTCGCGGCGCGCAAACGTCAGGCGCTCCAGGCCTACCTCGTGGTGCTCACGGGCTCGAACGTCGGCGCGATGCACAAGCTCGAGGCCGCCGAGACCGTCATCGGCCGCTCGAACCAGGCCGATCTCCGCCTCACGGACGACGGCATCTCGCGGCGCCACGCGCGCATCATCAAGTCCGGCTCGGACGTGATCATCGAGGACCTGAACAGCGCGAACGGCACCCTCGTGAACGGCGAGCTCGTCACGCAGCGCGTCCTCAAGAACGGCGACAAAATCAGCATCGGCGCGAACACCGTCGTGCGCTTCAGCTTCAACGACACGCTCGACGAGTCGTTCCAGCAGAAGATGATCGAGGCGGCCCTCCGCGACGGCCTCACGCGCGCGTTCAACAAGCGCTACTTCCTCGAGCGCCTCGAGACCGAGTACGCGTACGCGAAGAGGCACCACGCCGAGCTGTCGCTCCTCTTGTTCGACATCGACTTCTTCAAGAAGATCAACGACACGTACGGCCACCTCGCGGGCGACGCCGTGCTCGTGCAGCTCGCCGCGCTCATCCAAACGCTCCTCCGCACCGAGGACGTGTTCGCCCGCTACGGCGGCGAAGAGTTCGCCATCTTGGCGAGGGGCACGTCGCTCGCCAAGGCCGCCACGCTCGCCGAGCGCATCCGCGCCCGCGTCGAAGAGACGCAGTTCATGTTCGAGAGCACGCACATCCCCGTGACCATCAGCGTGGGCGTGGCGGGCCTCCCCGAGACCCGCTGCGACGACGCCACGCAGCTCGTGGCCGGCGCCGACACGGCCCTCTACGAGTCGAAGCGCGGCGGCCGCAACAAGGTCACCCTCAAAGACATCCCGATCTGA
- a CDS encoding acyltransferase, with protein sequence MSTDVATEGKKPEPRRGFFALDPLDNRFPMLHGLRVLGILSVVQYHVTLVFAGEQHLPIDGDYAATSLAVFFGMDLFFVLSGFLIGTILLRSLELSGTQNLKRFYIRRIFRTFPSYYVVLAVLALTTHISAEQRAHLPYEAVYLTNFLPLGRDNLVMFWGWSLALEEQFYLTVPLLFYVLWRLRTDAQRVTLLGILWASALVVRFAVYLRGAPWTDIALSKAVYFRTYTRFDTLVCGIALAFVFFRYGDRIAKVIEDPLARALLSLPAMLGVWLLMKPDRFGTDAVQIFHLFAWGTITSIMYFTGLLVFLTGKGAFARAMSHPIFRVVATLGYGIYLIHIPILDYVVVPMAKALDKRGVPMWANWPLSFVVLMILSIALAYVLHVLVEKPTLRIREKLAR encoded by the coding sequence GTGAGCACCGACGTCGCGACGGAAGGAAAGAAGCCCGAGCCACGGCGCGGCTTCTTCGCCCTCGATCCCCTCGACAACCGTTTCCCGATGCTCCACGGGCTCCGTGTGCTCGGCATCTTGAGCGTCGTGCAGTACCACGTGACGCTCGTCTTCGCGGGCGAGCAGCACCTCCCGATCGACGGCGACTACGCGGCCACCTCGCTCGCCGTGTTCTTCGGCATGGACCTCTTCTTCGTGCTGAGCGGCTTCCTCATCGGCACGATCCTGCTGCGTTCGCTCGAGCTGTCGGGCACCCAGAACCTCAAGCGCTTCTACATCCGCCGCATCTTCCGCACGTTCCCCTCGTACTACGTGGTGCTCGCCGTGCTCGCGCTCACGACGCACATCTCGGCCGAGCAGCGCGCGCACCTGCCCTACGAGGCCGTGTACCTCACGAACTTCTTGCCCCTCGGCAGGGACAACCTCGTCATGTTCTGGGGCTGGTCGCTCGCGCTCGAGGAGCAGTTCTACCTCACGGTCCCGCTGCTCTTCTACGTGCTCTGGCGCCTCCGGACCGACGCCCAACGTGTCACGCTGCTCGGCATTTTGTGGGCGTCGGCGCTCGTCGTCAGGTTCGCCGTCTACCTCCGCGGCGCCCCTTGGACCGACATCGCGCTCTCGAAGGCCGTCTACTTCCGGACGTATACGCGCTTCGATACGCTCGTGTGCGGCATCGCGCTCGCCTTCGTGTTCTTCCGCTACGGCGATCGCATCGCCAAGGTCATCGAGGATCCGCTCGCGCGCGCGCTCCTCTCGCTCCCCGCGATGCTCGGCGTGTGGCTCCTCATGAAGCCCGACCGCTTCGGGACCGACGCGGTGCAGATCTTCCACCTCTTCGCGTGGGGGACGATCACGTCCATCATGTATTTCACGGGTCTGCTCGTCTTCCTCACGGGGAAGGGCGCGTTCGCCCGCGCCATGTCGCACCCGATCTTCCGCGTGGTGGCGACGCTCGGGTACGGCATCTACCTCATTCACATCCCCATCCTCGACTACGTGGTCGTCCCGATGGCGAAGGCGCTCGACAAACGAGGCGTGCCCATGTGGGCGAACTGGCCGCTCTCCTTCGTGGTCCTCATGATCCTCTCGATCGCGCTCGCGTACGTTCTCCACGTGCTCGTCGAGAAGCCCACCCTCCGCATTCGCGAGAAGCTCGCGCGCTGA
- a CDS encoding S1 family peptidase, whose amino-acid sequence MSSTSARIGFVLVASLGSALGCASAAPDTPTYATEELGEVSDAIVGGVRAETYPEAALVDMSRGGRTVSICSGSLIAPRVVLTAGHCVDGFDGFSVKLPYAGGQTATAEGAAVFDYSNDSEFVNPNQHDVGLVFLSRPLTIPSFPTLAKTGLADGSPVVNVGRIKDGTASRTDLFFGAEVTVSAGARYGFPLSYVTREVIQSGDSGGPVVRPGPAPRTIVAVNSGAGGGTQVLARVDLLATWIDTQVKAHGGFASATPTPTPTPTPTPTPTPTPTCAQREAEPNDGYRTATTATAQELCGTLATTTDQDWFSFTVSRAGGAYRVATRSAGVELRVWKETTSGYRAVTNVAPNEVSGTAQSAGRYVGVAYSPSGARGDYRLEIAR is encoded by the coding sequence ATGAGCTCGACCTCGGCACGCATCGGCTTCGTCCTCGTCGCTTCCCTCGGCTCCGCGCTCGGCTGCGCGTCCGCGGCCCCCGATACGCCGACCTACGCCACCGAAGAGCTCGGCGAGGTGAGCGACGCCATCGTCGGCGGCGTACGCGCGGAGACGTACCCCGAGGCCGCGCTCGTCGACATGTCGCGCGGCGGCCGCACCGTGAGCATCTGCTCGGGCTCGCTCATCGCGCCGAGGGTCGTCTTGACCGCGGGCCACTGCGTCGACGGCTTCGACGGCTTCTCCGTGAAGCTCCCCTACGCCGGCGGACAGACCGCCACCGCCGAGGGCGCGGCCGTGTTCGACTACTCGAACGACTCGGAGTTCGTGAACCCGAACCAACACGACGTGGGCCTCGTGTTCCTCTCGCGTCCGCTCACGATCCCTTCGTTCCCCACCCTCGCGAAGACGGGCCTCGCCGACGGCTCCCCTGTGGTGAACGTCGGGCGCATCAAGGACGGCACGGCCTCCCGGACCGATCTCTTCTTCGGCGCCGAGGTGACCGTGAGCGCCGGCGCACGGTACGGCTTCCCGCTCTCGTACGTGACCCGCGAGGTCATCCAGAGCGGCGACTCGGGTGGCCCCGTCGTGCGCCCCGGGCCCGCGCCCCGCACGATCGTAGCCGTCAACTCGGGGGCCGGCGGGGGCACGCAGGTGCTCGCCAGGGTCGATCTGCTCGCGACCTGGATCGATACCCAAGTGAAGGCCCACGGAGGCTTCGCGAGCGCGACGCCCACGCCCACGCCCACGCCCACGCCCACGCCCACGCCCACGCCCACGCCCACCTGCGCCCAACGTGAGGCTGAGCCGAACGATGGCTACCGCACGGCGACTACCGCCACGGCCCAAGAGCTCTGCGGCACGCTCGCGACGACCACCGACCAGGACTGGTTCTCGTTCACGGTGAGCCGCGCGGGCGGCGCCTACCGCGTCGCTACCCGCAGCGCCGGGGTCGAGCTGCGTGTGTGGAAAGAGACGACGTCGGGGTACCGCGCCGTGACGAACGTGGCGCCGAACGAGGTCTCGGGCACGGCACAGAGCGCCGGTCGCTACGTGGGCGTCGCCTACTCTCCGAGCGGCGCGCGCGGCGACTACCGCCTCGAGATCGCACGATGA
- a CDS encoding LysR family transcriptional regulator: MTTEVAHAHDEAEPSGFAAPPKPARFHVVSERRTRESLTDLRISDLATFLSVVRARSITRAARELDVTPSQVSKTIARIEEKLGRSLVRRGTRGVELTDSGEGVVPLVETIFEQLGRMERDEREAPATLTLGATSFLCSALVPAAIRALPEHRVRGVELPAASLRAHPSDGIFDVLVVTGSARRLLPAWSVASLGTLRKGLMGSPRLAKKLGKGPVSPRALRDVAFLTPVENLGGQLVSTEDECPLSPGERRTGHEVQTLACALESAADTELAVFGPVCAARRHIAMGSIVEIPVRGWDVREECLLAVNPDRVLSRVRRALEDALTARLLDLEAT, encoded by the coding sequence ATGACGACCGAGGTCGCTCACGCTCACGACGAGGCAGAGCCCTCGGGCTTCGCCGCGCCTCCCAAACCGGCTAGGTTCCACGTCGTGAGCGAGCGACGCACCCGGGAGAGCCTCACCGATCTGCGGATCTCCGACCTCGCGACGTTCTTGTCGGTCGTGCGCGCGCGGTCGATCACGCGGGCCGCGCGCGAGCTCGACGTGACCCCCTCCCAAGTGAGCAAGACCATCGCTCGCATCGAGGAGAAGCTCGGTCGATCTCTCGTGCGTCGAGGCACCCGCGGCGTCGAGCTCACGGACTCCGGAGAAGGCGTCGTGCCGCTCGTCGAGACCATCTTCGAGCAGCTCGGGCGCATGGAGCGCGACGAGCGCGAGGCCCCCGCGACCCTCACGCTCGGGGCGACGTCGTTCTTGTGCTCGGCCCTCGTCCCCGCGGCGATCCGCGCGCTCCCGGAGCATCGGGTGCGCGGCGTCGAGCTGCCGGCCGCGTCCCTCCGCGCCCACCCGAGCGACGGAATCTTCGACGTGCTCGTGGTCACGGGGAGCGCGCGACGCCTCCTACCGGCCTGGTCGGTGGCGTCCCTCGGGACCTTGCGCAAGGGCCTCATGGGCTCCCCGAGGCTCGCCAAGAAGCTCGGCAAGGGGCCCGTGTCTCCCCGGGCGCTCCGCGACGTCGCCTTCCTGACCCCCGTCGAGAACCTCGGCGGACAGCTCGTCTCGACGGAGGACGAGTGCCCGCTCTCCCCGGGCGAACGACGCACGGGCCACGAGGTGCAGACGCTCGCGTGCGCGCTCGAATCGGCGGCTGACACCGAGCTCGCCGTGTTCGGCCCGGTGTGCGCGGCGAGGAGGCACATCGCGATGGGCAGCATCGTCGAGATCCCGGTGCGCGGCTGGGACGTGCGCGAGGAGTGCCTGCTCGCGGTGAACCCCGACCGCGTGCTCTCGCGGGTGAGGCGCGCCCTCGAGGACGCGCTCACGGCTCGTCTGCTCGACCTCGAAGCGACATAA